The genomic segment TCGCCGAAAACCCACGCAACGAGCCAGTCTTCGAGGCGCCGACGCCGCGATAGTCCCAGGTGAGCGCGGTGTAGCCGGCCTCGGCGAGGCCTGCTGCGAAGTGGCGGTAGAACCGGCCCGGTACGGCGATTGCGGGGTTGACGACGACGGTGCGTCGACTCTCGGTGTCGGGTCGATACAGCGTGCCGCCAAGGGTGAAGCCGTCTCTGGCAGGAATTTCGACGTCTGTAGGCTCGAGGGTTCCGCTCATCGTGAGATCAGTGCCTCAACCGAGGGAGATGGCACGCCCTGCGAGCCGGCCGGTGAGCACGCAGCTGCCGAGGAATGTGCCCTCGAGCGAGCCCTTGCCGTGGATGCCGCCGCCGCCGAAGCCGGCGGTCTCGCCGACCGCGTAGAGGCCGGGGATCAGCTCACCGGAAGTGTTCAGAACGCGGCTCTCGAGATCCGTCTGCACGCCGCCAAGGCTCTTGCGGCTGAGGATGTGCTCGCGGATGGCGATCAGGGGGTGGGCCTTCGGATCGTCGATCG from the Acidobacteriota bacterium genome contains:
- a CDS encoding alpha/beta hydrolase; the protein is MSGTLEPTDVEIPARDGFTLGGTLYRPDTESRRTVVVNPAIAVPGRFYRHFAAGLAEAGYTALTWDYRGVGASKTGSLRGFSA